The segment CTGAGCAGTACAAATTCATATCCAAGATTCCGCAAATCCTTTTCAACCTCGGCCAGCCCTTTGATCATAAAATCGTACTGGCGCAAGGTGGCCCCAATAAACGTCGGGGCAAGACAGAACACAACTATAAGCTGAAACCGGTCGCCAGCCAGCTCCCGGGCATGAAGCAGTCCCCAATTATCACGGACACGCTGCTCCCTGCTCATCCAATAAACAACAGGTCCATCACTCTGCTTACCACCTTTCGGAGAGAAAATTCTCCGGCGATCAACTTTAATCAATTTGCTTCCCCTTCCACGAAGGAATACGGCAACGCGGAGCCGGACCTTCCATTAATTCCGGACCTTCCATTATGCGGCAGCCGCTCTTTTCCGCAAGGGAGCGGGCCATACCCTTAAAAACGATTGAGTGAAGCGGATAAACCGACCACCAGTAAAGAATACCGCCCAGACCTCGCGGTAAAAATCGAGCTGTCATCGTAAGTTCAGTATCCCCGGCAAGAGTGTTTTCAAGACTGAATTCGAGCATAGCTTCGCCCGGCAGCTTCATTTCCGCCAGCAGCAGCAACCGTTCCCCGGTTTTAACGTCCAGCACTCTCCAGAAATCAAGCGCATCACCGACATTAAGCTCTACAGGATGTCTGCGCCCGCGCCGCAAGCCGACCCCGCCGACAAGTTTATCCATCCAACCGCGCAGGGACCATAACGAATCACAACAATACCAGCCCTCATTACCCCCGATGGAAGTTATCCTTTCCCATAGCTGCCGGGAGTCTCCCTGCAACTTGACCCGATAAGCGGAGTTGTAAACGGTTCCGCCTGAATACCCGGCATCCCCGCACATTGCCCATTCCGGGGTTTCAATAGTTCCGGCATCAGACCAGCGGGTATCCACTACTTCCTGCTGAATTTTATCTAGCGCGAGGCGGATGGCTGTACGGCAGTCAGTCAACTCGCACGGCATGATCTCACGAATGCGGTAGTCCTTGCAGACCACCCTGTTCCGCAATCCCATTACAAGCGGGACTGCCAATGAAACCGGAACCGGAGAAACAAGCCCAAGCCAGTGTGAGGATAATTTAGGCGAAATAAAAGGCACCGGAAAAATCAACCGCTTACGCAGCCCCGCTTCCTCCTGATAAATGCGGAACAGTTTCTCGTAAGTTTCTATGAAAGGTCCGCCTATGTCATAGCTTTCCCCGGCGGTTTCCGGATGTTCCAGACATCCGGAAAGGTAGAACAGAACATCACGAATGCTGATCGGCTGGCTCTCGGTGCGAACCCAGCGCGGTGTAACCATTACCGGAAGGCGGTCCACCAGATAACGCAGGATTTCAAATGAAGCACTGCCTGAACCGAGGATGACAGCTGCCTTAAGTATAGTACATGGAACGTTTGACCCTGAAAGTATCTCTCCCACCTCTGCTCTCGACTTGAGGTGGTGGCTTATATGCGGATCATCAGGGATCATACCGCCAAGATAAATGATACGGTCAATCCCGGCCTCTTCAGCTGCACGCACAGTATTCTCGGCCGCCAGCCGATCCTTTCCTGCAAAATCATTACTGCCGGGCTGCATGGAATGCACCAGATAATAGACAGCGGAACAACCCGCCAAAGCAGCTTTCAATGATTCCAGATCAAAAAGATCAGCCTCAACCAGCTCACAATTTGCATGAAAGCTGTAAGGACGGTTATGCAGTTTGGCCAAAGAACGCCCTACGGCCCTTACCTTCCAGCCTTTATCCAACAATTGCGGCACAAGACGGCCTCCGACATAACCGGTTGCCCCCAGCACACAGATAATCCCGTTTCGAAGATCAGACATGATTCCTCAGCATAAGTTCCGCAGGATACGGGTTAAGGTAAAACTGTTGCTGCAAATACTCTTTACCATACTTTAAAACATAATGGTTAAGCATTGTTACTGGAACAATTAAAGGAATAAGCCCACTATGGTACTGATCTATCAACTTAAGCATTTCCTGTTTTTCATCACTGGTAATATCTTTTTTGAAATGCCCCAGAGTATGACTCAGTACATTAACATGCTTTTTTACTGTCGGCCTGTAGTCCAGAGCTTTGAAAAGCAGGGCTGAATATTCATTTTTCAGCTCATCGGGATCAGCACTTCCTGCTGTCGCCACCAGCTTGCCCATCTTACGGTAAATGGTCTCATTATGAGCCATTATCAACATTTTATGCCGGGTATGAAAGTCGACCAGCTTAGCCGGGGAAAATCCGTCCGCCATTGCGTCGCGCCACCGCTTGAAGGTAAATATACGATTGATAAAATTCTCGCGAATTCCGTTATCATTCAGCCTGCCGTCATCTTCACATGGCAGATCTGAGAATCTATCCATTACCATCCGTGCCCATATCCCGGTCCCGGAATAAAAAATGCGTCCGTCATTATTGTAAACCTTCATCCGGCCCATGGCATTGGACGGGGAACCATGCTTAAAAATAAATCCACAAAGATTTTCTTTCTCCAGAAACTCCAACTTTTTACGACCCCAGCTCTGCATACGGTCGGTCCAATCCTCTCCTGAATTGCGTCCTACCAGACGCGGATTATCAACATCTCCGAACAGACGAACGGCTTCACGCGGTACTCCCATGCCGCATTCTACCTCTGGACAGACCGGGACCCACTCAACATAAGGCCCCAGAACATCCCTTATATATCGGTCCAATTTATGTGTCCCATCATATCGAACGTTTTCACCCAGAAGACACTTAGCTATTCCCAAACGTATTTTACCGCTTTCACCGTCAAACATAGAAGGTCCCCTTTTACTTGTATTTTATTAATAACACACTCTTTCAATAGCACACTTAAGAATCAGAACCAAATATTACAACCCTTGTTAATGATAAATCTAATGTAAAACAGGACGTGCTAGACTACTTTTTTCATTTTTTTTGATTCTGAGATGGTAAATTATTTTTTTTTAAACTATCATTAAATCACCAATAACTAACCAAGCGAATGTGCTATGGAAGAATCACCTAACAAGTCTAAATCGGAACTTGAAAAAGTCCGCCGGCAAGCCATAAATGCCGAAATGAACATCAAAGCACTGCTTGATGCCAATACTCAGTCTATTCTTCTTCTGAAACCGGATGGTAAAGTTATACATGTCAACCGAACTGTTGCAGAAACAATGGGGACAACCCCCGAAGATCTGATCGGCAAAGATATTTTCAGTTACCTATCAGATGAATTAGCAGAATTTCGCCGTGAACAGCTGAAAAAAGTAGTAGAAACCGGAGCCCATCTCAAATTTCAAGACATACGCGACGGCAGAACAATTCTCCAATCCTACTACCCTATATTCGAAGGAGACAAAGTCCGCCGGATAGCCATATATGCGGAAGACATTACGGACATGGTCAGCAATGAACTGGAATTGAAACGCAGCAGACACCAGCTTTCAGTATTCCTTCAGATCATGGACCAATCCAATTTTTCTAAAACTATGGAAGAATTATTGGTATCAATACATGCACTCATGTGTAGAGAATTGAAAGCCGACAGTTTTAACATAGCGCTGATTGATCAACATCGGGAAAAACTTGATTTCACATGTCATGAAGACGAATACAGCACGAC is part of the Maridesulfovibrio sp. genome and harbors:
- a CDS encoding SDR family oxidoreductase, giving the protein MSDLRNGIICVLGATGYVGGRLVPQLLDKGWKVRAVGRSLAKLHNRPYSFHANCELVEADLFDLESLKAALAGCSAVYYLVHSMQPGSNDFAGKDRLAAENTVRAAEEAGIDRIIYLGGMIPDDPHISHHLKSRAEVGEILSGSNVPCTILKAAVILGSGSASFEILRYLVDRLPVMVTPRWVRTESQPISIRDVLFYLSGCLEHPETAGESYDIGGPFIETYEKLFRIYQEEAGLRKRLIFPVPFISPKLSSHWLGLVSPVPVSLAVPLVMGLRNRVVCKDYRIREIMPCELTDCRTAIRLALDKIQQEVVDTRWSDAGTIETPEWAMCGDAGYSGGTVYNSAYRVKLQGDSRQLWERITSIGGNEGWYCCDSLWSLRGWMDKLVGGVGLRRGRRHPVELNVGDALDFWRVLDVKTGERLLLLAEMKLPGEAMLEFSLENTLAGDTELTMTARFLPRGLGGILYWWSVYPLHSIVFKGMARSLAEKSGCRIMEGPELMEGPAPRCRIPSWKGKQID
- a CDS encoding DUF523 and DUF1722 domain-containing protein, which codes for MFDGESGKIRLGIAKCLLGENVRYDGTHKLDRYIRDVLGPYVEWVPVCPEVECGMGVPREAVRLFGDVDNPRLVGRNSGEDWTDRMQSWGRKKLEFLEKENLCGFIFKHGSPSNAMGRMKVYNNDGRIFYSGTGIWARMVMDRFSDLPCEDDGRLNDNGIRENFINRIFTFKRWRDAMADGFSPAKLVDFHTRHKMLIMAHNETIYRKMGKLVATAGSADPDELKNEYSALLFKALDYRPTVKKHVNVLSHTLGHFKKDITSDEKQEMLKLIDQYHSGLIPLIVPVTMLNHYVLKYGKEYLQQQFYLNPYPAELMLRNHV